The following proteins are co-located in the Roseovarius arcticus genome:
- a CDS encoding DNA gyrase/topoisomerase IV subunit B has translation MSDLLTAATSSGDYDASSIQVLEDMEHVRLRPGMYIGGKDDRALHHMVAEIIDNSMDEAVAGHATWIEVELHQNGHVSVRDNGRGIPTGPHPKDPAKSALEIIFCTLNAGGKFSGDSYETSGGLHGVGSSVVNALSDHLRVEVARNKELYAMEFSRGMPVAPIAKIGSAPNRRGTSVTFHPDPDIFGSLQLKPARLFKMARSKAYLFSGVEIRWKTEIDDGETPREAKFHFPGGLSDYLTEALDGATTYADTPFAGSVSFEKFKVPGKVEWAINWTPARDGFIQSYCNTVPTPEGGTHEAGFWAAITKGIKAYGELVNVKKAATITREDLMTGAGALVSCFIREPEFVGQTKDRLATVDAQRMVENSVRDHFDNWLAADTKSAGAILDFLVLRAEERLRRRQEKETQRKTATKKLRLPGKLVDCSSSTRDGTELFIVEGDSAGGSAKMARDRKIQALLPLRGKILNVLGAASSKLGSNQEISDLTQALGVGLGSKFNLDDLRYDKIIIMTDADVDGAHIAALLMTFFFTQMRPMIDAGHLYLACPPLYRLSQGARRVYCIDEAERDVWLAKGLGGKGKIDVSRFKGLGEMDAKDLKETTMNVQSRKLIRVTIDEDEPGQTGDLVERLMGKKPELRFQYIQENARFAEELDV, from the coding sequence ATGTCCGACCTTTTGACCGCCGCCACATCCTCGGGCGACTATGACGCGTCCTCAATCCAAGTCCTCGAGGATATGGAGCATGTCCGCCTGCGCCCCGGCATGTATATCGGCGGCAAGGACGACCGCGCGCTGCACCATATGGTGGCCGAGATTATCGACAACTCGATGGATGAGGCTGTGGCCGGCCATGCCACGTGGATCGAGGTAGAGCTGCACCAGAACGGCCACGTTTCGGTGCGCGACAATGGCCGCGGCATCCCCACCGGACCCCACCCCAAAGACCCGGCGAAATCCGCGCTTGAGATCATATTCTGCACGCTGAATGCGGGCGGCAAATTCTCGGGCGACAGCTACGAGACGTCGGGCGGACTACACGGCGTCGGCTCATCGGTCGTCAATGCGCTGTCGGACCATTTGCGCGTTGAGGTCGCCCGTAACAAAGAACTGTACGCGATGGAATTCTCGCGCGGGATGCCCGTCGCTCCGATCGCAAAAATTGGCTCCGCGCCCAATCGGCGCGGCACTTCCGTCACCTTTCATCCTGATCCTGACATCTTTGGCTCGCTCCAGCTAAAGCCTGCACGCCTTTTCAAAATGGCCCGGTCCAAAGCTTATCTTTTCTCTGGCGTCGAAATCCGATGGAAGACGGAGATCGACGACGGCGAGACGCCGCGAGAGGCAAAGTTTCACTTTCCAGGCGGTCTGTCCGACTACCTGACCGAGGCGTTGGACGGCGCCACGACCTATGCCGACACACCCTTTGCCGGCTCCGTCAGCTTTGAGAAGTTCAAGGTCCCCGGTAAGGTTGAATGGGCAATCAACTGGACGCCCGCACGCGATGGCTTCATCCAATCTTATTGCAACACCGTCCCCACGCCCGAGGGCGGCACGCATGAGGCTGGGTTCTGGGCCGCGATCACCAAGGGGATCAAGGCCTACGGCGAGCTGGTAAACGTCAAGAAAGCCGCAACCATCACGCGCGAGGATCTGATGACCGGTGCCGGCGCGCTTGTGTCCTGCTTTATCCGCGAGCCTGAGTTCGTTGGCCAGACCAAAGACCGGCTGGCCACCGTCGACGCACAGCGGATGGTCGAAAATTCGGTGCGCGATCACTTTGATAACTGGCTAGCCGCAGACACGAAATCGGCCGGCGCGATCTTGGATTTTCTGGTTCTGCGTGCCGAGGAACGCTTGCGCCGCCGCCAAGAAAAGGAGACGCAGCGCAAGACCGCGACCAAGAAGCTGCGCCTACCTGGCAAGCTGGTCGACTGCTCGTCGAGCACTCGCGACGGAACCGAGTTGTTCATCGTCGAGGGCGATAGCGCTGGCGGGTCCGCCAAAATGGCGAGGGACCGCAAGATTCAGGCACTGCTACCCCTCCGCGGAAAAATCCTGAACGTTCTGGGCGCTGCCAGCTCGAAGCTGGGCAGCAACCAAGAGATCAGCGATCTGACGCAGGCGCTTGGTGTTGGCCTCGGATCAAAATTCAACCTTGATGATCTGCGCTATGACAAGATTATCATCATGACTGACGCCGATGTTGACGGCGCGCATATTGCGGCGCTGCTGATGACGTTCTTCTTTACGCAGATGCGTCCAATGATCGACGCGGGCCATCTCTACCTTGCCTGCCCGCCGCTCTACCGTCTTAGCCAAGGCGCGCGGCGCGTGTATTGCATCGATGAGGCCGAGCGCGACGTGTGGCTGGCCAAGGGGCTGGGCGGCAAGGGCAAGATTGATGTAAGCCGGTTCAAGGGTTTGGGCGAAATGGATGCCAAGGACCTCAAGGAAACCACGATGAACGTCCAGTCCCGCAAGCTGATCCGCGTCACGATAGACGAGGATGAACCGGGGCAAACCGGCGATCTGGTCGAGCGATTGATGGGCAAAAAACCGGAGCTAAGGTTTCAATACATTCAGGAAAACGCGCGGTTTGCCGAGGAACTGGATGTCTGA
- the pdeM gene encoding ligase-associated DNA damage response endonuclease PdeM, which produces MSIHPFTLAGAPLIALPTGALYWPDENLLCVSDLHLGKSERRARRGAGSLPPYETRDTLSRLEADLRITGAKTVICLGDSFDDTAAADALSDAEKLWIATLQSGRRWVWIEGNHDPGPVDLGGAHLSELPIPPLTFRHIARPGASGELSGHYHPKAQVKMRGRSISRPAFLIDTDRVILPAYGTYTGGLRSDNPALTRLMRAEAVAVLTGSAARAVPMPR; this is translated from the coding sequence ATGTCTATCCATCCCTTCACCCTCGCAGGCGCGCCGCTGATTGCGCTGCCCACTGGCGCGCTCTATTGGCCGGACGAAAACCTGCTTTGCGTATCCGATTTGCACCTTGGTAAATCCGAGCGGCGTGCGCGCCGCGGCGCCGGTTCCTTGCCGCCCTATGAGACGCGCGATACCCTTTCGCGGTTGGAGGCGGACCTGCGCATCACCGGCGCCAAAACGGTGATCTGCCTTGGCGACAGCTTTGATGATACTGCAGCCGCGGATGCCCTCAGCGATGCCGAGAAACTATGGATTGCCACGCTGCAATCGGGGCGACGCTGGGTCTGGATTGAGGGCAATCATGATCCCGGCCCTGTCGATTTGGGCGGCGCGCACCTATCCGAGCTACCGATCCCGCCGCTTACCTTTCGCCACATCGCCCGCCCCGGCGCGAGCGGCGAGTTATCGGGCCATTATCACCCAAAGGCGCAGGTAAAAATGCGTGGCCGCAGCATTAGTCGGCCGGCCTTTTTGATCGATACCGACCGAGTGATCTTGCCGGCCTACGGCACCTATACCGGCGGGCTGCGCAGCGATAATCCTGCGCTTACCCGCCTCATGCGGGCCGAGGCTGTAGCGGTCCTGACAGGAAGCGCCGCTCGCGCCGTTCCGATGCCGCGCTAA
- the folD gene encoding bifunctional methylenetetrahydrofolate dehydrogenase/methenyltetrahydrofolate cyclohydrolase FolD: MTAQVIDGKAFAAEIRGKVAEHVARLKEKHDLVPGLAVVLVGEDPASQVYVRSKGKQTTEVGMKSVEHKLDIDTSEADLLALIDQLNNDDSIHGILVQLPLPKHLDEDLVINSIDPAKDVDGFHVSNVGLLGTGQKSMVPCTPLGCLMMLRHHHGSLSGMDAVVIGRSNIVGKPMAQLLLGDSCTVTIAHSRTKDLADVVRRADIVVAAVGRPEMVPGDWIKEGATVIDVGINRIEKDDGKTKLVGDVDYASCAERAGAITPVPGGVGPMTIACLLANTLTATCRANGLEEPEGLTV, translated from the coding sequence ATGACGGCTCAGGTAATTGACGGCAAGGCCTTTGCGGCCGAAATTCGGGGCAAAGTGGCGGAGCATGTTGCGCGCCTGAAGGAGAAGCACGATCTGGTGCCGGGCCTCGCCGTGGTGCTGGTGGGAGAGGACCCCGCAAGCCAAGTCTACGTGCGCTCGAAGGGCAAGCAGACCACCGAAGTGGGCATGAAAAGCGTCGAGCATAAACTGGATATAGACACGTCCGAGGCGGATTTGCTGGCGTTGATTGATCAGCTGAACAACGATGACAGCATTCACGGCATTCTAGTCCAGCTACCGCTGCCCAAGCATCTGGATGAGGATCTGGTAATCAATTCAATTGATCCGGCCAAAGATGTCGACGGGTTTCACGTCTCTAATGTCGGCCTACTCGGGACGGGACAAAAAAGCATGGTGCCCTGCACGCCGCTGGGATGCCTGATGATGCTGCGTCATCATCACGGCTCGCTATCGGGCATGGACGCGGTGGTCATCGGGCGCAGCAATATCGTGGGCAAGCCAATGGCGCAGCTGTTGCTTGGCGATAGCTGCACGGTGACGATTGCACATTCTCGGACCAAGGATCTGGCAGACGTGGTGCGCCGCGCCGATATCGTCGTGGCTGCGGTCGGCCGCCCCGAAATGGTGCCGGGCGACTGGATCAAGGAAGGCGCGACGGTTATCGACGTCGGCATCAACCGGATCGAAAAGGACGACGGCAAGACCAAGCTGGTCGGCGACGTCGATTATGCCAGTTGCGCCGAGCGAGCCGGCGCGATCACGCCCGTGCCAGGCGGCGTGGGACCGATGACCATCGCGTGCCTTTTGGCCAATACGCTGACGGCGACCTGCCGCGCTAACGGGCTGGAAGAGCCGGAGGGGCTGACCGTCTGA
- a CDS encoding formate--tetrahydrofolate ligase, with protein sequence MAYKSDIEIARAAKKKPIQEVGDKLGIPTEHLLPYGHDKAKVSQAYIDSVQGNKNGKLILVTAINPTPAGEGKTTTTVGLGDGLNRIGKKAMVCIREASLGPNFGMKGGAAGGGYAQVVPMEDMNLHFTGDFHAITSAHSLLSAMIDNHIYWGNELDIDIRRVVWRRVVDMNDRALRQITASLGGVSNGFPNESGFDITVASEVMAILCLAKNLKDLEERLGSMIVAYRRDRSPVFCRDIEAQGAMTVLLKDAMQPNLVQTLENNPAFVHGGPFANIAHGCNSVTATTTALKIAEFVVTEAGFGADLGAEKFMNIKCRKAGLAPDCVVLVATVRAMKMNGGVAKGDLGAENVDAVKEGCANLGRHIGNLKSFGVPVVVAINHFVNDTEAEVQAVKDYVSSQGSEAILSRHWELGSEGSADLATRVAEIAESGVSNFKPIYPDDMSLMEKIETIAKKIYHADGVVADSKIRDQLKLWEEQGYGKLPICMAKTQYSFTTDPSRRGAPTGHSVPIREVRLSAGAGFVVVVCGEIMTMPGLPRAPAAQTIRLNDAGEIEGLF encoded by the coding sequence ATGGCCTATAAGAGCGACATCGAAATTGCGCGCGCCGCAAAGAAGAAACCAATTCAGGAAGTCGGCGACAAGCTGGGCATCCCGACCGAGCATTTGCTTCCCTACGGCCACGACAAGGCCAAGGTGTCTCAGGCGTATATCGACAGCGTTCAGGGCAACAAAAACGGCAAGCTGATTCTGGTAACGGCGATCAACCCGACCCCTGCCGGCGAAGGCAAGACAACCACGACCGTCGGTCTGGGCGATGGCCTGAACCGCATCGGCAAGAAGGCGATGGTGTGTATCCGCGAGGCCTCATTGGGTCCGAACTTTGGCATGAAGGGCGGGGCCGCTGGTGGCGGTTACGCTCAGGTCGTGCCGATGGAGGATATGAACCTGCACTTCACAGGTGACTTCCACGCGATCACGTCCGCCCACTCACTGCTGTCGGCGATGATCGACAACCATATTTATTGGGGCAATGAGCTGGATATCGACATTCGCCGCGTCGTGTGGCGCCGCGTTGTCGACATGAACGACCGCGCACTGCGCCAAATCACCGCGTCGCTGGGCGGTGTCTCGAACGGCTTCCCGAACGAGTCCGGTTTCGACATTACCGTCGCGTCCGAAGTCATGGCGATCCTCTGCCTTGCCAAGAACCTTAAGGATCTGGAAGAGCGTCTGGGATCAATGATCGTGGCTTATCGCCGCGACCGCAGCCCCGTATTCTGCCGCGATATCGAGGCGCAAGGCGCGATGACCGTCCTGCTGAAGGACGCGATGCAGCCCAATCTGGTGCAGACGCTGGAAAACAACCCTGCTTTCGTTCACGGCGGCCCGTTTGCCAACATCGCACACGGCTGCAACTCGGTCACGGCAACGACAACGGCGCTGAAAATCGCTGAATTCGTCGTGACAGAGGCGGGCTTTGGCGCCGACCTTGGCGCCGAGAAGTTCATGAACATCAAGTGCCGCAAGGCCGGCCTCGCGCCTGATTGTGTCGTGCTGGTGGCCACCGTGCGCGCGATGAAGATGAACGGCGGCGTCGCCAAGGGCGATCTGGGCGCCGAGAACGTCGATGCGGTCAAGGAAGGCTGCGCTAACTTGGGCCGTCATATCGGCAACCTCAAGTCGTTCGGTGTGCCGGTCGTCGTGGCAATCAACCACTTCGTCAATGACACCGAGGCCGAGGTTCAGGCGGTCAAAGACTATGTCAGCAGCCAAGGCAGCGAAGCGATCCTGTCGCGCCACTGGGAACTGGGCAGCGAAGGCAGCGCCGATCTGGCAACGCGCGTGGCCGAGATTGCCGAAAGCGGTGTTTCGAATTTCAAGCCGATCTATCCTGACGACATGTCCCTGATGGAGAAGATCGAAACCATCGCAAAGAAGATCTATCATGCCGATGGCGTGGTTGCCGATAGCAAGATCCGCGACCAGTTGAAGCTGTGGGAGGAGCAGGGCTACGGCAAGCTGCCGATCTGCATGGCTAAGACGCAGTACAGCTTTACCACTGATCCCAGCCGCCGCGGCGCGCCTACGGGCCACTCCGTCCCTATTCGCGAAGTACGCCTGAGCGCCGGTGCCGGTTTTGTCGTAGTGGTCTGCGGCGAGATCATGACGATGCCGGGCCTGCCCCGCGCCCCTGCGGCGCAGACGATCCGCTTGAATGATGCGGGCGAGATCGAAGGTCTGTTTTAA
- the fdhF gene encoding formate dehydrogenase subunit alpha — protein sequence MSDTRTETVTFTLDGAEVTAPKGQTIWEISHGRGLIIPNLCHKPQPGYRPDGNCRACMVEVEGERNLIASCIREATDGMVVKTDTARAKQARKMVIEMLVADQPKPEAAHDKSSHLWDMAELQGVESSRFPKLEKARIPLLDDTHIAMSVNLDACIQCGLCVRACREVQVNDVIGMAGRGHDTYPVFDFDDPMGESTCVACGECVQACPTGALMPSSVVDANQVGDSADFDTETKSICPFCGVGCQISLKVKDGKVKYVEGLNGPANEGRLCVKGRFGFDYIHHPHRLTKPLIRRDDAPAKGLNVDPGNWQAHFREAEWDEALDLAAGRLKGRGREVAGFGSAKCTNEEAYLFQKLIRQGFGHNNVDHCTRLCHASSVSALIENVGSGAVTATFNEIENADVAIAIGCNPVENHPVAATYFKQFTKRGGKLIVMDPRGQGLKRFASHMLQFRPGTDVSMLNAIMHTIVEEKLYDQQYIDAYTENWEAEKAHLADFSPEKMEGICGVPAETLREVARTFAGAKSAMIFWGMGVSQHIHGTDNSRCLISLALMCGQVGRPGAGLHPLRGQNNVQGASDAGLVPMFLPDYQSVTDGGVRKAFTEVWDSGDFSAEKGLTVTEIMDAVHDGNIKAMYILGENPAMSDPDVEHARDALAKLDTLVVQDIFLTETANYADIILPASAFAEKSGTVTNTNRQVQIARPAVPPIGDAREDWKITVDLANRLGLNWHYDSPADIFAEMKLNMRSLDNITWERLENEGAVTYPSLSPTDPGQAIVFGDGFPRPDGRARFTPASIIAPDDVPDEEYPMILTTGRQLEHWHTGSMTRRSRVLDAVEPEANCSLHPSTLRKLGVEPGEHVRLTTKRGTISIMARSDRAVSPDMVFLPFAFVEAAANILTNPAIDPYGKIPEFKFSAVKVEADNQASVAAQ from the coding sequence ATGTCCGATACGAGAACAGAGACGGTCACCTTCACGCTGGACGGCGCCGAAGTTACCGCGCCCAAGGGCCAGACGATCTGGGAAATCAGCCATGGCCGTGGCCTGATCATCCCGAACCTGTGTCACAAGCCGCAGCCGGGCTATCGCCCCGATGGCAACTGCCGCGCCTGTATGGTCGAGGTTGAAGGCGAGCGAAATTTGATTGCCTCCTGCATCCGCGAAGCCACCGATGGAATGGTTGTAAAAACTGATACCGCGCGCGCCAAGCAGGCCCGCAAGATGGTGATCGAAATGCTGGTCGCGGACCAGCCAAAGCCTGAGGCCGCGCACGACAAATCCAGCCACCTGTGGGACATGGCCGAGTTGCAAGGCGTCGAAAGCAGCCGCTTTCCCAAGCTGGAGAAGGCGCGCATTCCGTTGCTAGACGACACACATATCGCGATGAGCGTTAACCTTGACGCGTGCATCCAATGCGGCCTGTGCGTACGCGCCTGCCGCGAGGTTCAGGTGAACGATGTGATCGGCATGGCCGGGCGCGGACATGACACCTATCCGGTGTTTGATTTCGACGATCCGATGGGCGAAAGCACTTGCGTCGCCTGCGGTGAGTGTGTGCAGGCCTGCCCGACGGGCGCGCTGATGCCGTCGAGCGTAGTGGACGCCAATCAGGTTGGCGACAGCGCCGATTTCGATACAGAGACCAAGAGCATCTGCCCCTTCTGCGGTGTTGGTTGCCAGATCTCGCTAAAGGTGAAGGACGGCAAGGTTAAGTATGTTGAGGGGCTTAACGGCCCTGCCAACGAGGGGCGTCTGTGCGTCAAAGGCCGATTCGGCTTTGACTATATTCACCATCCTCACCGCCTGACCAAGCCGCTGATCCGCCGCGACGATGCCCCCGCCAAGGGACTGAACGTCGATCCGGGCAACTGGCAGGCGCATTTCCGCGAGGCCGAATGGGACGAGGCACTGGATCTGGCCGCTGGTCGTCTCAAAGGGCGCGGGCGCGAAGTCGCGGGCTTTGGCAGCGCCAAATGCACTAATGAGGAGGCGTATCTGTTTCAGAAACTGATCCGCCAAGGCTTTGGCCATAACAACGTCGATCACTGCACGCGTCTGTGTCATGCCTCGTCCGTGTCCGCCCTGATCGAGAACGTCGGTTCGGGCGCCGTGACGGCGACCTTTAACGAGATTGAGAATGCGGACGTCGCTATCGCCATCGGCTGCAACCCGGTCGAAAACCATCCCGTCGCCGCCACCTATTTTAAGCAGTTCACCAAGCGCGGTGGCAAGTTGATCGTGATGGACCCGCGCGGGCAGGGACTGAAGCGGTTCGCGTCGCACATGCTGCAATTCCGCCCCGGCACAGACGTGAGTATGCTGAACGCGATCATGCACACGATCGTCGAGGAAAAGCTCTACGATCAGCAATATATCGACGCCTACACCGAGAATTGGGAAGCTGAAAAGGCGCATTTGGCCGACTTCTCCCCTGAGAAGATGGAAGGTATCTGCGGCGTCCCAGCGGAAACGCTGCGCGAGGTCGCGCGCACTTTTGCCGGCGCTAAATCCGCGATGATTTTTTGGGGCATGGGTGTGTCGCAGCACATCCATGGCACGGATAATTCGCGCTGCCTGATTTCGCTTGCGCTTATGTGCGGCCAGGTTGGACGACCCGGCGCTGGCCTGCATCCGCTGCGTGGCCAGAACAATGTGCAGGGCGCCAGCGACGCGGGCCTCGTCCCGATGTTCCTGCCCGACTACCAAAGCGTCACAGATGGCGGTGTACGCAAAGCGTTTACCGAAGTCTGGGACAGCGGTGATTTCAGCGCAGAAAAGGGCCTGACTGTCACCGAGATCATGGATGCGGTCCATGACGGTAACATAAAGGCGATGTATATTCTGGGCGAAAACCCCGCCATGTCGGACCCAGATGTAGAGCACGCCCGCGATGCGCTGGCCAAGTTGGACACGCTGGTGGTGCAGGACATCTTCCTCACCGAAACGGCGAACTATGCTGATATCATCCTGCCAGCCTCGGCCTTTGCCGAAAAATCCGGCACCGTGACCAACACCAACCGTCAGGTGCAGATCGCTCGCCCCGCCGTGCCGCCCATCGGCGACGCGCGCGAGGATTGGAAGATTACGGTGGATCTGGCAAACCGTCTGGGCCTGAACTGGCACTACGACAGCCCCGCTGACATCTTTGCCGAGATGAAACTGAACATGCGCAGTCTCGACAACATCACTTGGGAGCGGCTGGAAAACGAGGGCGCGGTGACGTATCCCTCGCTGTCACCCACCGATCCCGGACAGGCCATCGTCTTTGGCGACGGCTTCCCGCGGCCAGACGGGCGCGCGCGGTTTACGCCTGCATCTATCATCGCGCCAGACGATGTGCCGGACGAAGAATACCCGATGATCCTGACCACCGGCCGCCAGCTGGAGCATTGGCACACCGGATCAATGACGCGCCGCTCGCGCGTGCTGGACGCGGTGGAGCCTGAGGCAAACTGCTCGCTTCACCCCAGCACTCTGCGCAAGCTGGGCGTGGAGCCGGGCGAGCATGTACGCCTGACCACCAAGCGCGGCACCATCAGCATCATGGCACGCTCCGACCGCGCCGTTTCGCCCGATATGGTGTTCCTCCCCTTCGCCTTTGTCGAGGCGGCGGCGAACATTCTGACAAACCCGGCGATCGACCCCTACGGCAAGATCCCGGAATTCAAGTTTTCGGCCGTAAAGGTCGAAGCCGATAACCAAGCATCCGTCGCAGCACAGTGA
- a CDS encoding NAD(P)H-dependent oxidoreductase subunit E, which produces MGADQGSGVWKSGRGKGRVTPKGRQLDDAAWDDVRGLLAGRIIRRDHLIEYLHLIQDKFGHLSAAHLRALAEEMRLGMAEIYEVATFYAHFDVVKEGETPPPALTIRVCDSLSCELAGAQELKSALEKGLDPAEVRVLRAPCMGRCDTAPVLELGHAHIDHATPEKVDAAIAGGHTHPHIPDYEAFEAYRADGGYKVLAQLRKDGNFETVQQTLLDAGLRGLGGAGFPSGKKWGFVRDAPAPRYLAINGDEGEPGTFKDRYHLERTPHLFLEGMLIAAWAVEAQTCFIYMRDEYPAILEILAREIAALEDAGLAPKGYIELRRGAGAYICGEESAMIESIEGKRGIPRHRPPFVAQVGVFNRPTLVNNIETLHWVTRILREGGEIMSGVEKNGRKGMRSYSVSGRVQNPGVHLLPAGSTITDVIEAAGGMLEGHSFKGYQPGGPSSGLLPASMHDIPLDFDTLQPHGTFIGSASVVVLSDKDSARGAALNMLRFFEDESCGQCTPCRVGCEKAVKLMQADKWDQPLLEELCTAMADASICGLGQAAPNPIRSAMKHFPEEI; this is translated from the coding sequence ATGGGTGCGGATCAGGGTAGCGGTGTATGGAAATCGGGGCGTGGCAAAGGCCGTGTCACGCCCAAAGGGCGCCAGTTAGATGACGCCGCATGGGATGATGTGCGTGGCCTGCTGGCTGGCCGCATCATCCGGCGCGATCATCTGATCGAATACCTCCACCTCATTCAGGACAAGTTCGGCCACCTCTCGGCCGCGCATTTGCGCGCTTTGGCCGAGGAGATGCGTCTGGGCATGGCCGAAATCTACGAGGTTGCGACCTTTTACGCCCATTTCGACGTAGTGAAGGAGGGCGAGACACCCCCGCCCGCGCTAACGATCCGCGTCTGCGATTCGCTTAGCTGTGAATTGGCAGGCGCGCAGGAATTGAAATCTGCGCTGGAGAAGGGGCTGGACCCCGCCGAGGTCCGCGTATTGCGCGCGCCGTGTATGGGGCGCTGTGATACTGCCCCAGTGCTGGAACTGGGCCACGCCCATATTGATCACGCGACGCCTGAAAAAGTGGACGCCGCAATTGCAGGCGGCCACACCCATCCGCACATCCCCGACTACGAGGCGTTCGAGGCCTACCGCGCCGATGGCGGCTACAAAGTGCTTGCTCAGCTTCGCAAGGACGGAAACTTTGAGACGGTTCAGCAGACCCTGCTAGATGCGGGGCTTCGCGGCCTCGGCGGCGCGGGTTTCCCGTCGGGTAAGAAATGGGGCTTCGTACGTGACGCCCCCGCACCACGTTATCTGGCCATCAATGGCGACGAGGGCGAGCCTGGTACCTTTAAGGATCGCTACCATTTGGAGCGCACGCCTCACCTCTTTCTGGAGGGCATGCTTATCGCCGCATGGGCCGTCGAGGCGCAGACCTGTTTTATCTACATGCGCGATGAATATCCCGCTATTCTGGAAATTCTCGCCCGCGAGATTGCCGCGCTCGAAGATGCCGGGCTTGCGCCCAAGGGATACATTGAACTGCGGCGCGGCGCGGGCGCGTATATCTGCGGCGAAGAAAGCGCGATGATCGAATCCATCGAGGGCAAGCGCGGTATTCCGCGCCACCGCCCACCCTTTGTGGCGCAGGTCGGCGTGTTCAATCGCCCTACACTGGTGAATAACATCGAAACCCTGCACTGGGTCACGCGCATTCTGCGCGAGGGCGGCGAGATTATGTCAGGCGTCGAGAAGAATGGCCGCAAAGGCATGCGCAGCTATTCTGTCTCGGGCCGTGTTCAGAATCCGGGCGTGCATTTGTTGCCGGCCGGATCGACAATCACCGATGTTATTGAGGCCGCTGGCGGCATGCTGGAGGGGCACAGCTTCAAGGGCTATCAGCCGGGCGGTCCGTCCTCGGGCCTGCTGCCTGCGTCAATGCACGATATCCCGCTGGATTTTGACACCCTGCAGCCGCATGGTACCTTTATCGGGTCCGCCTCTGTCGTAGTGCTTAGCGACAAAGACAGCGCGCGCGGCGCGGCGCTGAACATGTTGCGCTTTTTCGAAGATGAAAGCTGCGGGCAGTGTACGCCCTGCCGGGTCGGCTGTGAAAAGGCGGTCAAGTTGATGCAGGCCGATAAATGGGATCAGCCGCTGCTGGAGGAGCTATGCACCGCCATGGCCGACGCTTCGATCTGCGGTCTAGGACAGGCGGCGCCCAATCCGATACGATCCGCGATGAAGCATTTCCCGGAGGAAATCTGA
- a CDS encoding succinate dehydrogenase iron-sulfur subunit — protein MVQLTLPKNSRMVTGKTWPKPEGATNLRKFSIYRWSPDDGENPRVDTYFVDMDDCGPMILDALIKIKTDTDPTLAFRRSCREGICGSCSMNIGGINTLACIYGMDEVKGDVKIYPLPHMPVVRDLITDLTHFYAQHASIEPWLETDTNAPAKEWKQSIEDREKLDGLYECVMCACCSTACPSYWWNGDKYLGPAALLHAYRWIVDSRDENTGERLDDLEDPFKLYRCHTIMNCTKTCPKGLNPAKAIANIKKLMIERAV, from the coding sequence ATGGTTCAACTGACCCTTCCAAAGAACAGCCGCATGGTCACGGGCAAGACATGGCCCAAGCCTGAGGGTGCGACCAATCTGCGCAAGTTCAGCATCTATCGCTGGTCGCCCGACGATGGCGAAAACCCCCGCGTCGATACATATTTCGTCGATATGGACGATTGCGGCCCGATGATTCTGGACGCGCTGATCAAGATTAAGACGGACACCGATCCGACCTTGGCCTTCCGCCGCTCCTGCCGCGAGGGTATCTGCGGCAGCTGCTCAATGAATATAGGCGGCATCAATACGCTGGCCTGCATCTATGGCATGGATGAGGTGAAGGGCGACGTGAAAATCTATCCGCTGCCCCACATGCCCGTGGTACGCGATTTGATAACCGATCTCACTCACTTCTACGCCCAACACGCGTCGATTGAGCCATGGCTGGAGACTGATACGAATGCGCCTGCGAAGGAATGGAAGCAGTCCATCGAGGACCGAGAGAAGCTGGATGGCCTTTACGAGTGCGTGATGTGCGCGTGCTGCTCGACGGCCTGCCCCAGCTACTGGTGGAATGGCGACAAGTATCTGGGACCAGCGGCGCTGCTGCACGCCTATCGCTGGATCGTAGACTCGCGCGATGAGAATACTGGCGAGCGGCTGGATGATCTGGAAGATCCGTTCAAGCTGTATCGCTGCCACACGATCATGAACTGCACCAAGACATGCCCCAAGGGTCTGAACCCGGCCAAGGCCATCGCGAACATCAAGAAGTTAATGATTGAGCGCGCAGTTTGA
- a CDS encoding succinate dehydrogenase, with amino-acid sequence MKALAILALAALTACTTANDMADDLARGRAKAVVNTYVTTNYPGLNAAPITDCIIDAANAREILQIASGAVTGVDASVAEQIGQIARRPESLQCIAQNGLTLLG; translated from the coding sequence ATGAAAGCTCTCGCGATCCTAGCGCTCGCCGCGCTGACAGCCTGCACCACCGCCAATGACATGGCTGACGATCTGGCGCGAGGTCGGGCCAAGGCGGTAGTGAACACTTATGTCACGACTAACTATCCCGGCCTGAACGCCGCGCCGATCACCGATTGCATCATCGACGCCGCGAACGCGCGCGAGATTCTGCAAATCGCGAGCGGCGCGGTAACTGGCGTGGACGCGTCGGTAGCCGAACAGATTGGCCAGATCGCGCGCCGCCCCGAATCCTTGCAATGCATTGCCCAGAACGGCCTGACCCTGTTGGGCTGA